CCGACCAATCTCACCCACAATGCTTAAATCAAGCGGAACATCGCGCCAGCCAGCAACTTCTAAGCCTTGCGCAGTAATTTCATCACTGAGAACTTGCTGGCTATGTTGGGCTTTGTCATTATCTACATTAACGAATACCATACCTACTGCAAAGTTACCGGTGATAGCAAACCCTTGCTCTTCAGCAATACTTTTAAAAAATGTCGTTGGTGTGGCAAGTAATAGACCACAACCGTCGCCAGTTCTGCCGTCAGCAGCAACACCGCCGCGATGGGTCATGCAGCTTAAGCTATGAATAGCGGTTTTTACTAAATTATGGCTGGCTTGTCCCTCAATGTGAGCAATCAAACCAAAACCACAGTTATCAGAGAAGTCATCTGGCGTGGCCAAATGCGTATGGGAGGAAATCATTGACATGGCTAGTCCTTTTAAGTGAACGGGCAGCGTATATATCTAATGCAGATCATAAACTGAATACCGTAGGCAAAACGGGCTGATGATAAATGTTCATCCGAACAAATAAATGATGCGATCGACAATAGGTTCTAACGCTTTGAAAGGGATGAAAATGCTCATCACTTTCTCATTTATTTGAGAGCAGATTACTAATAACTAGTTGTTAAGCGTTGATAGTGGCAAGATAAGAGCGTCAATAAGATGCTAACTGTTAAAGGGTTAGCACGTTGTTCTTTGCTTGGCAGCTATTAATAACTTTTAATTACAAGCATCAATATGATGCATATATCGATTGACAACTGGCTGGCTGAGCACCTAATAACACGGTGTTCAATTGAGTTTGAATATCAGACGCTCTATATTCAAGCGCCTTAACAACCCTAGGAAGGAGGATAATAAGAGAAGTTGTACCACTTATAATAATCTTAATACAAATGGTCAGTCACTGCGCTTGAAGCAACGGCATTATCATAAAGGCTTGTAGCAAAAGCATTAAGCAAATACCAAACAAAAAATAGCTATTTACGATAACTGTACAGAGCGTCGCCCACATTCATATTAGTTAATGATTATAGAAAAATCTAGTCTTTTTTATTAATTCATTTAATTATGGTCTTAAGAGTCATTTCAAACTTTTAGTATTAGAACACGTAACAAATAGTATTAAAACGCTCATAAAATACTACTGAGTATACTATTTATCAGCTATGAACTTTATATTCCTGCCATGGTTGTTTTTGAATATAAACGTTTAAGTTTTAGAAAAAAATAGCTTACTCATTTGTACTGGGTATTGAGCCGTTAATTGAAAAGGCACAAAAAAGCCTGCTAGACATCGCATCTTGCAGGCTTACTTGATAGCAAATCGTAATAGGTAGCTGATAGCCCTCTAAAGAGCTAGTCAGTTTTTTCTTCTATTAGCTCTTTAATACTATCGTTATTGTTTTTAGTTGCCCCAGCGTTGGCGTTCTTGGCGGCGCCAGCATTAGGGTTTTTGTTGCTTGAACTTGGATTAGCATTACTCTTTTCAGCATTGTTTGCCGCACCTGGTTGTTTTGGCGTAGGAACAACCGGTAAGTTTTTAGACTCCGATTCAGCTTTACGCGCGTTGTCTTCTTTTTTGGCTGTAGATGATGGAATAGTGACGCCATCTTCAGTAATCACGGTGCGCTCTTCATTAACTGCTAAGGTTGCAGAAGTATCCTCTGATTGACGAATACTTTCGACATTGCTGCTATCATTGCTGGCTTGACTGTTACCACTCCTAGCTTCATTGCTATTGGCTAAGGTTTCTGCTGTTTCGCGAACTGGTACTTCGCGCTTAGTTGGCTGCAATTTAACCGATCGTGAACGTCTAGTGCTTAAATCTTTAATCGGTCCAGGCCGCTCATAGTTATCGATAATACCGACATAACGGCTAATTTCTTCTGGCAATACACGTACGTCAGCTGGTAATCCAAAATCTATCAGTTTCGCCGCTCCTACCGCCTCTTGTGGACTACTCATTATCCCGTAAGTCAGCATATAGCGCAGTTGATTATTGTCATCACGATAACGAAAGTACGAGAATTTTTTGCGATCATCACGACCTTCTAAATAGCTGGCAATCACTTCATTTTCTGCAACGTTCATTACCTGTACAGTCCACTTGCCTTTATTAGCTAGCAAGTAACGCTTATCTTTAAACTCATCAGGATAGTTGCGCAAATCACGAATGGTATCTTCAAAATTAATGGGCTGTACATCATTATCTAGCTCATGCAAGGCTGCAACAGATAAAGGCTGCTTGAGCTCAGTACTTAATACTTCTGGCGCTGATATTGGCGCGTTTTCAATTTTGGCACCAATTGCTGGAGTCTGACTAAACATCCAAAGCAGCGCCGTTAAAACCCCAAGAAGTAAAGTCATCATCAGCCAAATCAAAGCTTGACGGCGATATGACCTGCTTTCTGGGCGAGTCGTTGAGCTCGATGTGGCCATGGGTGTTTCCTTGGAAAAATAGGGTTAAGCATACTAATAAAAGTCTGATCAAAAAGACCATTGCTGGCAAACAAGCTTAGAATAAGTTAATTGCATTAGCATTAATATGGGATACATGTGCTAAATAAGAACATGCCTACTTTAATACTGAACTACCTATACTCTATCTTTATGTTGCGACAGTACGTCTGTAAGTAGCTGCGTGTCAAAATCATCTGTTAGCACTGCTTGTCCTATTGATTTTAACAAAATTAGACGGATTTGTCCGCGTTTCACTTTTTTGTCGTGACCCATCAGCTTCAAAGCAGTATCAACTCCGATTGGTGGCGGATTAATGGGTAGGTTGGCAAGTAACAATACGCGCTTAATCCGAGCTAGATCATCGCTACTTAGCCACCCCATCATTTGTGATAGCTCAGCGGCTTGTACCATGCCAGCAGCGACAGCTTCACCATGCAGCCAGTTGCCATAACCTTCATGAGTTTCAATCACATGACCAAAAGTATGACCGAAGTTGAGCAGTGCCCGCACACCAGCCTCTCTCTCATCTTGTGCAACAACAGCCGCTTTATACTCACAGCAACGCTTCACAGCTTCGCCAAGTACAGCCAAATCCAGCTCCATCATGGCGGGTAGGTTATGTTCAAGCCAGCTCAAAAACTCTGCATCCATGATTAAAGCATACTTAATCACCTCCGCAAGTCCTGCTGACAACTCACGTGCAGGTAAAGTTCGCAAAGTGCTCATATCAGCCAGTACCATCTGCGGCTGCCAAAAAGCACCAATCATGTTTTTACCCTGCAGATGGTTGATACCAGTTTTGCCACCAACGCTTGAGTCTACTTGTGACAGTAAGGTGGTCGGAATTTGGATAAAATTCACCCCGCGCATAAAGCTTGCTGCTGCAAAACCAGTCATATCACCGATGACCCCACCACCAAGCGCCACTAAAGTTACATCACGATTAAAATGTTGGACCATTAAGGTGTCGTAAATTTGATTAATACTGTCTTGGTTTTTGTATTGCTCGCCATCAGGGAGTATGCAAACTGCAACGGTAAATAATTCTGCCAATTGCTTTTGAAGCGGCTGCAAATATAAAGGGGCAACAGTATCATTCGTCACGATTAATACTTGCTGACCAGTAATATAAGGCGCAATGCTGGCCGCCATATTACACTGCTCAGTAATAACGATTGGGTAATCATGGCTTTGGGTATGAACCGTCAAGCCATCGTTGAATAGTGGCATTGCCATAAAAACTCCTATGTTTAATATGTCTATTTGCTGCTCATCGGAAGGTTTTATAAGAACCTATTAATCTATAAGTGGTTTGGACGTGGAAGCTGCTTCTGCTTCTGCTTTTATTGTCATGTCAGTTACCGTCTGATCTGCTGCTAATACTAAGTCTAAATCTGTAACTACAGGCACACAAAGAGATTCAAGCTGTTGTAACAATTGATTGACCATATGACGAGGATAGGTGTGACCAGTAGGCAAGACAATATGTGCCACTTGTCGATACAATGGATCGCGGGCGCTATATAAATCTTGCAATATTTTTCTGGGATTGGGCTGCTGTAATAATGGGCGCGACTTGTCTTTAGCAGTACGTGCCATTTGTACATCTACTGGTGCGTTCAGATAAACCACAATGCCGCGCTGATGCAAAAACTTCCGATTATCAGCATGCATAACTGCGCCGCCGCCAGTCGCAAGGACAATGTCCGTACGTTGAGTCAGCTCGTCTATTGCTCGTGTTTCACGCGCGCGAAACCCCGCCTCACCTTCTTTAGCGAATATCCAAGCAATATCAGCGCCTGTTTGTGATTCGATATACCAGTCACTGTCCACAAACTCTCGTCCCAACTGCTT
The nucleotide sequence above comes from Psychrobacter sp. P2G3. Encoded proteins:
- the aroB gene encoding 3-dehydroquinate synthase, which encodes MAMPLFNDGLTVHTQSHDYPIVITEQCNMAASIAPYITGQQVLIVTNDTVAPLYLQPLQKQLAELFTVAVCILPDGEQYKNQDSINQIYDTLMVQHFNRDVTLVALGGGVIGDMTGFAAASFMRGVNFIQIPTTLLSQVDSSVGGKTGINHLQGKNMIGAFWQPQMVLADMSTLRTLPARELSAGLAEVIKYALIMDAEFLSWLEHNLPAMMELDLAVLGEAVKRCCEYKAAVVAQDEREAGVRALLNFGHTFGHVIETHEGYGNWLHGEAVAAGMVQAAELSQMMGWLSSDDLARIKRVLLLANLPINPPPIGVDTALKLMGHDKKVKRGQIRLILLKSIGQAVLTDDFDTQLLTDVLSQHKDRV